From the genome of Mycoplasma anserisalpingitidis, one region includes:
- a CDS encoding phosphoglycerate kinase yields the protein MKKTIDDLKLKGKKVLVRVDFNVPIKDGVITSTKRITAALPTIKKIVNDGGKAILLSHLGKVKEEADLAKRNLEPVANELAKQLGQAVTFVNATRGVELEQAINNMKDGEVLLMQNTRYEYLNGKAESKNSPELGKYWASLGDVFVNDAFGTAHRAHASNVGISSNIAENALGYLMEKEVSALSKAIENPEHPYVAIIGGAKVSDKIQVLENLVKIADKMIIGGGMAYTFLKAQGHTIGTSLVEDDRLELAKEFLDKYASKVVLPVDHLVADEFKDVHGIVSDIDIKDGYMGLDLGPKSKELFAKELIGAKTVVWNGPMGVTEFDNFKEGTLEVCRAISKLENCYSVVGGGDSVAAVQKLGMEDKFSHVSTGGGASLELLQGVKLPGFEAIQDK from the coding sequence ATGAAAAAAACTATTGATGATTTAAAATTAAAAGGAAAAAAAGTTTTAGTTCGTGTTGACTTTAACGTTCCTATTAAAGATGGTGTTATTACTTCTACAAAACGTATTACAGCTGCTCTTCCAACAATTAAAAAAATTGTTAACGATGGCGGAAAAGCCATTCTTCTTTCACACTTAGGAAAAGTTAAAGAAGAAGCTGACTTAGCTAAAAGAAACCTTGAACCAGTTGCAAATGAATTAGCTAAACAACTTGGACAAGCTGTTACATTTGTTAATGCAACAAGAGGTGTTGAATTAGAACAAGCAATTAATAATATGAAAGATGGTGAAGTATTATTAATGCAAAATACTCGTTATGAATACTTAAATGGTAAAGCTGAAAGTAAAAATAGTCCAGAATTAGGAAAATACTGAGCTTCACTTGGTGATGTATTTGTTAATGATGCTTTCGGTACCGCTCACCGTGCACATGCTTCTAACGTAGGAATTAGTTCAAATATTGCTGAAAATGCTTTAGGATACTTAATGGAAAAAGAAGTTAGCGCATTAAGTAAAGCTATTGAAAATCCTGAACACCCATATGTTGCTATTATTGGTGGAGCTAAAGTTTCTGACAAAATTCAAGTGTTAGAAAACTTAGTAAAAATTGCTGATAAAATGATTATCGGTGGTGGAATGGCTTACACGTTCTTAAAAGCTCAAGGACACACAATTGGAACAAGTTTAGTTGAAGATGATAGATTAGAATTAGCTAAAGAATTCTTAGATAAATATGCTTCTAAAGTTGTTCTTCCAGTTGATCATTTAGTTGCTGATGAATTCAAAGATGTTCATGGTATTGTTTCAGATATCGATATTAAAGATGGATACATGGGATTAGACCTTGGACCTAAATCAAAAGAATTATTTGCTAAAGAATTAATCGGAGCTAAAACAGTTGTTTGAAACGGACCTATGGGAGTTACAGAATTTGATAACTTCAAAGAGGGTACTTTAGAAGTTTGTCGTGCTATTAGTAAACTTGAAAATTGTTACTCAGTAGTTGGTGGTGGTGATTCAGTTGCTGCCGTACAAAAATTAGGTATGGAAGATAAATTCTCACACGTTTCAACAGGTGGTGGAGCTTCACTTGAATTACTTCAAGGTGTTAAACTCCCTGGATTTGAAGCTATCCAAGATAAATAA
- a CDS encoding Mbov_0400 family ICE element protein, with protein MIKQVWSLTRQGYKHWKSLKTVSYKYNGQPITPYHNPYSNNRPLVVFYSGDDVYYLTCRSVEDKIKKDNEVEIFNNKTQEKSYVETNNIHIMKKDDFFKIFNKNKVQILEDIDGAVSILRNLRENLDNENIQITKLELNSDWTIKNMDINNKLEAFQYLAHADNLFYNIGKFGTMRLFEYGRKFDNEKWLQQVSKNYIPLKEFKTWDLEKCMDFLHNSDKTKRYEQQEEDERWSNDTWDYEAQFGEYHRHRKMYGLLT; from the coding sequence ATGATAAAACAAGTATGAAGTTTAACGCGTCAAGGATATAAACATTGAAAAAGTCTTAAAACTGTTTCGTATAAATATAATGGACAACCTATTACTCCTTACCACAATCCATATAGTAATAACCGTCCATTAGTTGTATTTTATTCTGGGGATGACGTATATTATCTTACTTGCAGAAGTGTAGAAGATAAAATTAAAAAAGATAATGAAGTAGAAATATTCAATAATAAAACACAAGAAAAATCATATGTTGAAACAAATAATATTCATATAATGAAAAAAGATGATTTCTTTAAGATTTTTAATAAAAATAAGGTGCAAATATTAGAAGATATCGATGGTGCTGTAAGTATATTAAGAAATCTAAGAGAAAATTTAGATAATGAGAATATTCAAATAACAAAACTTGAATTAAATTCAGATTGAACTATTAAAAATATGGATATAAACAATAAATTAGAAGCATTCCAATATTTAGCTCACGCTGATAATTTGTTTTACAATATTGGTAAATTTGGAACTATGAGATTGTTTGAATATGGTAGAAAATTTGATAATGAAAAATGATTACAACAGGTATCTAAAAATTACATACCACTTAAAGAGTTTAAAACTTGAGATTTAGAAAAATGTATGGACTTCTTACATAACTCAGATAAAACTAAACGTTATGAACAACAAGAAGAAGATGAAAGATGAAGTAATGATACTTGAGATTATGAAGCTCAATTCGGAGAATATCATAGACATAGAAAAATGTATGGACTTCTTACATAA
- a CDS encoding RpiB/LacA/LacB family sugar-phosphate isomerase codes for MKKIVALASDHAGFELKEGLKKYVQSLGYDTIDLGPDNDKNPVSYAEKGKELAEYVDSRKPDFGIAVCGTGLGISYALNRHLHIRAARVVSKEDAKLAKLHNNANVLCFGGRQVKLKDAEAMVDEFINTEFEGGRHQSRIDELDN; via the coding sequence ATGAAAAAAATTGTTGCACTTGCTAGTGATCATGCCGGCTTTGAACTTAAAGAAGGTCTTAAAAAATATGTTCAAAGTTTAGGTTATGATACAATTGATTTAGGACCTGATAATGATAAAAATCCAGTATCATATGCTGAAAAAGGAAAAGAATTAGCTGAATATGTTGACAGTAGAAAACCAGATTTTGGAATTGCCGTTTGTGGAACTGGATTAGGAATTTCATATGCGTTAAACCGTCATTTACACATTAGAGCAGCTAGAGTTGTAAGTAAAGAAGATGCAAAATTAGCAAAATTACATAATAATGCTAATGTGTTATGTTTTGGTGGTCGTCAAGTAAAACTAAAAGATGCTGAAGCTATGGTGGATGAATTTATTAACACTGAATTTGAGGGTGGAAGACATCAATCAAGAATTGATGAATTAGATAACTAA
- a CDS encoding MscL family protein codes for MFKKAIKSAKSHIQRGNMFMLAIGLLLGTVFGAVVSSLANDIIMSYISTNILKYNNLDDYVVSGMKVGKFLGVLLNFIIVTVFIFVVLVIYYLIYNFKKAKLEKAKVAEAPAPKVPTTEELILAELKELNQNLKK; via the coding sequence ATGTTTAAGAAAGCTATAAAAAGTGCCAAAAGCCACATTCAACGTGGAAACATGTTTATGTTGGCTATTGGTCTATTATTAGGAACAGTATTCGGGGCTGTTGTTAGTTCTTTAGCTAACGACATCATTATGTCATATATTTCAACAAACATTCTTAAATACAATAATTTAGATGACTATGTTGTTTCAGGAATGAAAGTTGGAAAATTCTTAGGAGTATTACTTAACTTCATTATTGTTACTGTATTCATCTTTGTTGTTTTAGTAATCTACTACTTAATTTACAACTTTAAAAAAGCTAAACTTGAAAAGGCTAAAGTTGCTGAAGCACCTGCACCTAAAGTTCCTACAACAGAAGAATTAATTCTTGCTGAATTAAAAGAATTAAACCAAAACTTAAAAAAATAG
- a CDS encoding IS1634 family transposase, whose product MKKTNKRNWIISRSKRNKGTYISIGYRKLDSAGYETRFGIGYEEEFDSYQPNSIKIIQEIIREIPLSWTKEKIIEIIDKKIKQKIIKKPEIYERYKGLELIQDMVNYFNIFENCTETKSISVNSIVVQQIYQKITNPISVFATYKESLKHNINSFKKNSFYRSLDYLAINQNQILKNVNKKIIENYKRDISIVWYDSTTSYFETFDRKGYKKPGFSKDGKFKEDQIVIGLATDSNGIPVHYKVFPGNTADSKTFIPFVLDLLKTYEIKNVTIIADKGMSVNKNIRFLEDKKLNYVISYRLKSSSKAFKEYVINDEDYRSENGMLIKSREIISTYKKGRNNGNYRKQIITFSQKRASKDKKDREQLIDNFNKIANKEGKVSFEDMAANKKYRFFKAVENKAYYVLDTEKIEEDQKYDGYYIYETNRFDLEETEIVSLYTKQWQAEENFRVLKGNLSLRPMYLSSWNHIKGYICLSFLSLVMIKFLVYQVNKHTRLSEKDRFTVEKITSIMKDVKEAERYYDGKLIESLEIKNSITEQSWDDFNLIKHIFSEIKK is encoded by the coding sequence ATGAAAAAGACTAATAAAAGAAACTGAATTATTTCTCGATCAAAAAGAAATAAAGGAACATATATTTCGATTGGATATAGAAAATTAGATTCTGCAGGTTATGAAACCAGATTTGGTATTGGATATGAAGAAGAATTTGATTCTTATCAACCAAATTCAATTAAAATAATCCAAGAAATTATTAGAGAAATACCACTAAGTTGAACAAAAGAAAAAATAATTGAAATAATTGATAAAAAAATAAAACAAAAAATTATTAAAAAACCTGAAATTTACGAAAGATACAAAGGTCTTGAACTTATACAAGATATGGTAAATTACTTTAATATATTTGAAAATTGTACTGAGACAAAGTCAATAAGTGTAAATTCAATTGTTGTTCAGCAAATTTACCAAAAAATCACAAATCCAATAAGTGTATTTGCAACGTATAAAGAGTCATTAAAACATAATATAAATAGTTTTAAGAAGAATTCTTTTTACAGATCACTTGATTATTTAGCAATAAATCAAAATCAAATTCTCAAAAACGTTAACAAAAAAATTATCGAAAATTATAAAAGAGATATTTCTATTGTCTGATACGATTCTACTACATCATACTTTGAAACTTTTGATAGAAAAGGTTATAAAAAACCCGGATTTTCAAAAGATGGTAAGTTCAAAGAAGATCAAATTGTTATTGGATTAGCGACAGATTCTAATGGAATTCCAGTTCATTACAAAGTATTCCCAGGAAATACTGCAGATTCTAAAACTTTCATACCTTTTGTTCTAGATTTATTAAAAACTTATGAAATAAAAAATGTAACAATAATTGCTGACAAAGGAATGAGTGTAAATAAAAATATAAGATTTTTAGAAGATAAAAAATTGAATTATGTTATTTCTTATAGATTAAAATCTTCAAGTAAAGCATTCAAGGAATACGTTATTAATGACGAAGATTATAGATCTGAAAATGGAATGCTAATTAAGAGTAGAGAAATTATTTCAACTTATAAAAAAGGAAGAAATAATGGCAATTACAGAAAACAAATAATTACTTTTAGTCAAAAAAGAGCATCAAAAGATAAAAAAGATCGTGAACAATTAATTGACAATTTCAATAAAATAGCAAACAAAGAAGGAAAAGTTTCTTTTGAAGATATGGCTGCAAATAAGAAATATAGATTCTTCAAAGCTGTTGAAAATAAAGCTTACTATGTTCTTGATACCGAAAAAATTGAAGAAGATCAAAAATATGATGGATACTATATTTATGAAACAAACAGATTTGATTTAGAAGAAACTGAAATTGTTTCATTATATACAAAACAATGACAAGCAGAAGAGAATTTTAGAGTTCTAAAAGGTAATTTATCTTTAAGACCAATGTATCTTTCAAGTTGAAATCATATTAAGGGTTATATTTGTCTTTCGTTTCTAAGTTTAGTTATGATTAAGTTTTTAGTTTATCAAGTTAACAAGCATACTAGACTTTCAGAAAAAGATAGATTCACAGTAGAAAAAATAACTTCTATTATGAAAGATGTTAAAGAAGCAGAAAGATATTATGATGGAAAATTAATAGAAAGCTTAGAAATTAAAAATTCAATCACTGAACAATCGTGAGATGATTTCAATCTCATAAAACACATTTTTAGCGAAATTAAAAAATAA
- a CDS encoding transglutaminase domain-containing protein yields the protein MKKFKFILGSFSASLLPVISVSCFNSNEVKETPKKIINKQELFSQYQNIPSAIKEVLDVNTSKENLKTLDEKYNLINNRKFEIENGISLFELNIENSFKIIYQNLLNEKITDLTKLDSALQNANNLLSKLRTNINFKIENSFKHLTNLNNNFSTNLIKKIKQLQDNYTNEQTSLIFHQFSQLKNSILQLEKKFIELSKDYDDLILFKQLNTKDFYDLVSENFTVDIDALNNYEIQIAKAQIQKYIDYFKKVDFFPLIIERLTYFRDNFDNGKGNYKGQWFITKDKRYTLNPGSQENIKWRLPYMRDERYGLIKLTKEYIIDWLKSYDKWLWVINDETKIEDINLDKVKMFNHYKDFKDSYIAETFKDYENFNINVLRWKYDYFKSKFELEKQFNKLAEIYGKNNFEINNQNSLFNFLENPLIPAKFNLGSYMNYNFINKKSKYEFASSVYYDFLTETPNFFSNFYQNPNGSLKIKSNGITKESNESFDFPKPLKLNNNNDADFSIREEDNKPQLKQWLQNWITFLPKYISKNWDTKQIIKALSFFITSNVNYMFNNFEYPFNTDGNDFMNPTSLFETDRTLQCYGYSQNLSMSLSLLNIPVRIMLGTIYNNKENQLVSSGQHAWNEVFVDNKWVSVDLTFADYQDAYSLFKSELDEKEIFLDRDSGTRTMFRLDYTSYITTIIKYLNKDENGNYVHNYIELPTHYSSEPENELKWENMLPLLREQYKQVIE from the coding sequence ATGAAGAAGTTTAAATTTATATTAGGTTCATTTTCTGCATCTTTATTACCAGTTATTTCGGTATCGTGTTTTAATTCTAATGAAGTTAAAGAAACTCCTAAAAAAATAATTAACAAGCAAGAGCTATTTTCTCAATATCAAAATATCCCTAGTGCTATTAAGGAAGTTTTAGATGTTAATACTTCAAAAGAAAACTTAAAAACACTAGATGAAAAATATAATCTTATTAACAATAGAAAATTTGAAATTGAAAATGGGATAAGTCTTTTTGAGTTAAATATTGAAAATTCTTTTAAAATTATTTACCAAAACTTGTTAAATGAAAAAATTACTGATTTAACTAAATTAGACAGTGCATTACAAAATGCTAATAATCTTTTAAGCAAATTAAGAACTAATATAAACTTCAAAATTGAAAATAGTTTTAAACACTTAACTAATCTAAATAATAACTTCTCAACTAATTTAATCAAAAAAATTAAACAACTCCAAGATAACTACACTAATGAACAAACTAGTTTAATTTTTCATCAATTTTCTCAATTAAAGAACAGTATCTTACAATTAGAAAAGAAATTTATTGAATTATCAAAAGATTATGATGATTTAATACTCTTTAAACAGTTAAACACTAAAGACTTCTATGATTTAGTTAGTGAAAATTTTACTGTTGATATTGACGCATTAAATAATTATGAAATACAAATTGCTAAAGCACAAATCCAAAAATATATTGATTACTTTAAAAAGGTTGATTTTTTTCCTTTAATTATTGAACGACTTACTTACTTTAGAGATAATTTTGATAATGGTAAAGGAAATTATAAAGGACAATGATTTATCACTAAAGATAAAAGATATACCTTAAATCCAGGTAGTCAAGAAAATATCAAATGACGCTTACCATATATGCGTGATGAACGTTATGGACTAATTAAATTAACTAAAGAATATATTATTGACTGACTTAAAAGTTATGATAAATGACTTTGAGTAATTAATGATGAAACTAAAATTGAAGATATTAATTTAGATAAAGTTAAAATGTTTAATCATTATAAAGACTTTAAAGATAGCTATATTGCTGAAACTTTTAAAGATTACGAAAATTTTAATATTAATGTATTAAGATGAAAATATGACTATTTTAAATCAAAATTTGAATTAGAAAAGCAATTTAATAAACTTGCTGAAATTTATGGAAAAAATAATTTTGAAATAAATAATCAAAATTCATTATTTAATTTCCTCGAAAATCCTTTAATTCCTGCTAAGTTTAATTTAGGTAGTTATATGAACTATAACTTTATTAATAAAAAATCAAAATATGAATTCGCAAGTTCGGTGTATTATGATTTTCTTACTGAAACTCCGAATTTCTTTTCGAATTTTTACCAAAATCCAAATGGTAGTTTAAAAATAAAAAGTAATGGAATAACTAAAGAAAGTAATGAAAGTTTTGATTTTCCTAAACCATTAAAATTAAATAATAATAATGATGCTGATTTTTCAATAAGAGAAGAAGACAACAAACCACAACTAAAACAATGATTGCAAAATTGAATTACCTTTTTACCAAAATATATTTCTAAAAATTGAGATACTAAACAAATTATTAAAGCTTTATCGTTCTTTATAACTTCTAATGTAAATTATATGTTCAATAATTTTGAATATCCTTTCAATACAGACGGTAATGATTTTATGAACCCCACTTCCCTTTTTGAAACTGATAGAACACTTCAATGCTATGGATACTCTCAAAATCTTAGTATGTCGCTCTCACTGCTTAATATTCCAGTAAGAATAATGCTAGGTACAATTTATAATAATAAAGAAAACCAACTTGTAAGTAGCGGGCAACACGCTTGAAATGAAGTATTTGTAGATAACAAATGAGTAAGTGTTGATTTAACTTTTGCTGATTATCAAGATGCTTATAGTTTATTCAAGAGCGAACTTGATGAAAAAGAAATTTTTTTAGACCGTGATAGTGGAACTCGTACAATGTTCAGACTTGACTATACTTCATATATAACAACAATTATTAAGTATCTAAATAAAGATGAAAATGGTAATTATGTGCACAATTATATTGAATTACCAACTCATTATAGTAGTGAGCCTGAAAATGAACTTAAATGAGAAAATATGCTTCCACTTTTAAGAGAGCAATACAAGCAAGTAATAGAATAA
- a CDS encoding Mbov_0400 family ICE element protein, with product MIKQVWSLTREAKKNWGKIESVSYDYNGNIITPYPYSLNNNRPLVVFYAGENVYYLTCRSFKVNRSIKENEVLLKNINTNNYSLVETNNVHIMNKDEFFSIYDKNEISSLNDFTIDELKTLLTEIRENLDKGTLAIQKLTVDENWNIKHSKLTNKVEAFRFLTHMDILLNNILLGFTDEYFKKYIANWDDEQWLIDYHDGYLSYRTIENWSLNECKEYLEIRDFEKRTVNTNEHRLYWFSPWDYENEQAKYKKKLEKQLQKEKEQNKNKEDDLALSM from the coding sequence ATGATAAAACAAGTATGAAGTTTAACAAGAGAAGCTAAGAAGAATTGGGGTAAAATAGAAAGTGTTTCATATGATTATAATGGTAATATAATTACTCCATATCCGTATTCATTAAATAACAATCGACCACTTGTTGTGTTTTATGCAGGAGAAAATGTTTATTATTTAACTTGTCGTAGTTTCAAAGTTAATAGAAGCATAAAAGAAAACGAAGTTTTACTAAAAAATATTAATACTAATAATTACTCACTCGTTGAAACTAATAATGTTCATATTATGAATAAAGATGAATTTTTTAGTATCTATGATAAAAATGAAATTTCTTCGCTTAACGATTTTACTATTGATGAATTAAAAACTTTACTTACTGAAATTAGAGAAAATTTGGATAAAGGAACATTAGCAATTCAAAAATTAACTGTTGATGAAAATTGAAATATTAAGCACTCTAAATTAACTAATAAAGTTGAAGCTTTTAGATTTTTAACTCATATGGATATTTTACTCAACAATATATTACTAGGTTTCACTGATGAATATTTTAAAAAATATATTGCTAATTGAGATGATGAACAATGACTTATCGATTATCACGATGGATATTTGAGTTATAGGACTATTGAAAATTGAAGTTTGAATGAGTGTAAGGAATATTTAGAAATTAGAGATTTTGAAAAAAGAACTGTTAATACTAATGAACATAGACTATATTGATTTAGTCCTTGAGATTATGAAAATGAACAAGCAAAATACAAAAAGAAATTAGAAAAGCAATTGCAAAAAGAAAAAGAACAAAACAAGAATAAAGAAGATGACTTAGCACTATCTATGTAG